The following coding sequences are from one Mycoplasma mycoides subsp. capri window:
- the rpmI gene encoding 50S ribosomal protein L35, with translation MPKMKTKKSLAKRVTVKSNGTLKRAKAYRSHRATGKTTKQKRQLSKATIISKVDMKNLKGLLQ, from the coding sequence ATGCCAAAAATGAAAACTAAAAAGTCTTTAGCTAAACGTGTTACTGTTAAATCAAATGGAACACTAAAAAGAGCTAAAGCTTATAGATCACACCGTGCAACAGGTAAAACTACTAAGCAAAAAAGACAACTAAGTAAAGCAACAATTATTAGCAAAGTAGATATGAAAAATCTAAAAGGACTTTTACAATAA
- the rplT gene encoding 50S ribosomal protein L20, with protein sequence MARVKYGKVTRARRKRWIKLAKGYFGTKKSSYKKAHEQVIRSMAYAFIGRKERKRDFRSLWIVRINAAVRPEGLSYSTFMHGLKLANININRKMLSELAINNSEEFKQIVQQAKKALNK encoded by the coding sequence ATGGCAAGAGTTAAATATGGAAAAGTAACTAGAGCAAGAAGAAAACGTTGAATTAAACTTGCTAAAGGTTATTTTGGAACTAAAAAATCATCATATAAAAAAGCACACGAACAAGTAATTCGTTCAATGGCTTATGCATTTATTGGTCGTAAAGAAAGAAAACGTGATTTTAGATCATTATGAATTGTTCGTATTAATGCTGCAGTTAGACCAGAAGGTTTATCATATTCAACATTTATGCACGGTTTAAAATTAGCTAACATTAATATTAATAGAAAAATGCTTTCAGAATTAGCTATTAATAATAGTGAAGAATTCAAACAAATTGTTCAACAAGCTAAAAAAGCTTTAAATAAATAA
- the potA gene encoding spermidine/putrescine ABC transporter ATP-binding protein, whose protein sequence is MENNILELRNVTKEYDGQVVLKGISFNVKEGEFITLLGPSGCGKTTILKIIGGSQKPNSGEILFEDKNLIPIPINKRQFNTIFQSYALFPHLNVFDNVAFGLTIKKTKKDIIEREVMRQIRQVGLEGYENKKIDELSGGQKQRVAIARALVMKPKVLLLDEPMAALDVKLRKTMQEELKRLQQDIGITFIMVSHDQEEALSMSDRIVVMNQGTIQQIGTPEEIYNEPENAWVANFIGSSNIITDGIFLEDNKIKFDGKVFECIDTNFGENESSIDIIIRPEDIIIKNPNNGFFNAKVIKTTFKGIHWEVVVETSKKRQWIIHTINEYDIDQQVSIKWKPANVHVMWKEVDN, encoded by the coding sequence ATGGAAAATAATATATTAGAGTTAAGAAACGTTACTAAAGAATATGACGGTCAAGTTGTATTAAAAGGTATCAGTTTTAATGTTAAAGAAGGTGAGTTTATCACCCTTTTAGGTCCATCTGGTTGTGGTAAAACTACAATTTTAAAAATTATTGGTGGATCACAAAAACCAAATAGTGGAGAAATTTTATTTGAAGATAAAAATTTAATTCCAATTCCAATTAATAAGCGTCAATTTAATACTATATTTCAATCATATGCTTTATTTCCACATTTAAATGTTTTTGATAATGTGGCTTTTGGTTTAACTATTAAAAAAACTAAAAAAGATATTATTGAACGTGAAGTAATGCGTCAAATTCGCCAAGTTGGTTTAGAAGGATATGAAAACAAAAAAATAGATGAACTTTCTGGTGGTCAAAAACAAAGAGTAGCAATTGCTAGAGCTTTAGTTATGAAACCAAAAGTTCTATTATTAGATGAGCCAATGGCTGCTTTAGATGTTAAATTAAGAAAAACTATGCAAGAAGAATTAAAGCGCTTACAACAAGATATTGGCATTACTTTTATAATGGTAAGTCATGATCAAGAAGAAGCTTTAAGTATGAGTGATCGTATAGTTGTTATGAACCAAGGTACAATTCAACAAATAGGAACACCTGAAGAAATTTATAATGAACCAGAAAATGCTTGAGTTGCTAACTTTATTGGTAGTTCAAATATTATTACTGATGGAATCTTTTTAGAAGATAATAAAATTAAATTTGATGGTAAAGTTTTTGAATGTATTGATACTAACTTTGGTGAAAATGAATCATCAATTGATATTATTATTAGACCTGAAGATATTATTATTAAAAACCCAAATAACGGATTTTTTAATGCAAAAGTTATTAAAACAACATTTAAAGGAATTCATTGAGAAGTAGTTGTTGAAACTAGTAAAAAAAGACAATGAATTATTCATACAATTAATGAATATGATATTGATCAACAAGTTTCAATTAAATGAAAACCAGCCAATGTTCATGTTATGTGAAAAGAGGTTGATAATTAA
- the potB gene encoding spermidine/putrescine ABC transporter permease, giving the protein MESKNLKDNNVIENKIINQDELEHVIETIEKQKKRESARLKVKDVNHYLSKTKLFHFTKDKVWPILAPFILVMVILVILPLVSILIYAFIQPADGITLFKISFEKFVKLFTSNGILYSLFLSILYAIVAGMLCVLIGYPIALMMAQMKSKILARNMWVIVTMPMWISMLLKVLGLQTLFYLLADFAIGTPIAIIIGMTYMFLPFAIAPIYDSLESRQTDLEEAALDLGASKFRTFWSITLRSSMPGVLTAFSLVLVQAATSLIVVHYMGGGRIYLVSAAIESYFFQGNDFGYGAAVSVVLAILVFGLMLVMKLISNKFEMKGNKRKWKNS; this is encoded by the coding sequence ATGGAATCTAAAAATCTAAAAGATAATAATGTAATTGAAAATAAGATTATCAATCAAGATGAATTAGAACATGTTATTGAAACTATTGAAAAACAAAAAAAACGTGAATCAGCTAGATTAAAAGTTAAAGACGTTAATCATTATTTATCAAAAACAAAACTATTTCATTTTACAAAAGACAAAGTATGACCAATTTTAGCACCATTTATTTTAGTAATGGTGATTTTAGTGATTCTTCCTTTAGTTTCAATCTTGATTTATGCTTTTATTCAACCAGCAGATGGGATTACATTATTTAAAATTTCTTTTGAAAAATTTGTAAAGTTATTTACAAGTAATGGTATTTTATATTCATTATTTTTATCTATTTTATATGCAATTGTTGCTGGAATGTTATGTGTTTTAATTGGATATCCAATTGCTTTAATGATGGCACAAATGAAATCAAAAATTCTAGCAAGAAACATGTGAGTAATTGTAACAATGCCTATGTGAATTTCTATGCTTTTAAAAGTATTAGGATTACAAACTTTATTTTACTTATTAGCTGATTTTGCAATAGGAACACCAATTGCAATTATTATTGGTATGACTTATATGTTTTTACCTTTTGCAATTGCTCCAATTTATGATTCACTAGAGTCAAGACAAACTGATTTAGAAGAAGCTGCTTTAGATTTAGGAGCTTCAAAATTTAGAACATTTTGATCTATTACTTTAAGATCATCTATGCCTGGAGTATTAACTGCTTTTAGTTTAGTTTTAGTTCAAGCTGCTACTAGTTTGATTGTTGTTCATTATATGGGTGGAGGACGAATTTATTTAGTTTCTGCTGCTATTGAATCTTATTTTTTCCAAGGAAATGACTTTGGATATGGTGCTGCTGTTTCAGTAGTTTTAGCTATTTTAGTATTTGGTTTAATGCTTGTTATGAAACTAATTAGTAATAAATTTGAAATGAAAGGAAATAAAAGAAAATGAAAAAACTCTTAA
- the potCD gene encoding spermidine/putrescine ABC transporter permease/substrate-binding protein, which yields MKKLLKRSYFAFVLLFIYAPILAMVVFSFNNGDTTIKWTHASFSWYESFFKNSPFIKSIITSLFVAVISTIVSLVIGTLAAIGLSRVSRVTRNKWVSVANIPLINADVITAVSLMIVFLIMGLKFGLLTLIMAHISFNVPYVLVTIMPRLKKIDPSLIDASYDLGAKNHQVMFKVILPILKPAIITAAAIAFAMSFDDFIISYFTGGMQTNVSTFIYTAKKTRPFIFVFGTCLVLVIALSIITWNAINLIKQSRLETKQKLINNNYKLKTISKLNKQLDELNQILKTKTIIKKSHNLSLWIKYFILKTKLYFYKLKSLDKKISKLQWKQYKLKSKIQKEERYYSRLKKSEKKLKQLIKQFSSEKDVKKAAKLSLQIETLQEKVEFLKDQIEVIKEREQTANLKVKKLQNKIKLLKQDLSEEVNPSKKTINWYNKKIKYFEEWIIELEEGKDYYKLKLVVEKLKDLKNIKNNKISDLTDQLNELINRIYVPVLITKDIDLKIQNTTDIELLNNLNHKREVIIDKFTKLYNQKIDKTTLLIQKVNQKTDKLKTRLLPSSDENASHFKSFISRSWKAILITFIGIGAFSGLTAAYVLNNIYDLVVANWGEYIDPSLIGEFEQQASQKHNRRIRINYQIYNSNEILYNKLHTVDYDIMIPSDYMVQRLASENYLQKIDYSKLNIWGEFNGHNFNKDIKSKDFEKLKVNKSLLELMAKSPIHLEDETKEVITKNPNGTYLSTNSILDYSIPYLWGDLVIVVNPTQENIKFLEDNQIKFKNQKDDENNSENKVEIENSTLSWDILWKAAAAGKKVALNNDPKNVFMLGSQKLYQKVNLTKKSEIDEVGKELSKLLSNSGVSLHSDDLISLVVREKFDFAVMYNGDAAYANYVHNEGDEDYEKAGNSINFIYGRPNKKNEKNNRHESTNVFSDNIVLYKDAQNLDLAYEFINFLYENSTKISDYVGVTSPLDSAIEEMTAASKGENGEDEGGTYQDFKNIYDPITHQNNGSKYETNNEQLSFTYNGKIDEYLVNSFNNLLANK from the coding sequence ATGAAAAAACTCTTAAAAAGAAGTTATTTTGCTTTTGTTTTGCTATTTATTTATGCACCCATTTTAGCAATGGTAGTTTTTTCATTTAACAATGGAGATACTACTATTAAATGAACTCATGCTAGTTTTTCTTGATATGAATCATTTTTTAAAAATTCCCCTTTTATAAAATCAATTATTACTTCTTTATTTGTTGCTGTAATTTCAACAATAGTTTCACTAGTAATTGGAACTTTAGCAGCAATTGGATTAAGTAGAGTTAGTAGAGTAACTAGAAATAAATGAGTTTCAGTTGCAAATATTCCTTTAATTAATGCTGATGTAATTACAGCTGTATCATTAATGATTGTGTTTTTAATTATGGGATTAAAATTTGGGTTATTAACTTTAATTATGGCCCATATTTCATTTAATGTTCCTTATGTTTTAGTTACTATTATGCCTAGATTAAAAAAAATTGATCCAAGCTTAATTGATGCTAGTTATGATTTAGGAGCTAAAAATCATCAAGTAATGTTTAAAGTAATATTACCTATTTTAAAACCAGCAATTATTACTGCTGCCGCTATTGCTTTTGCAATGAGTTTTGATGACTTTATTATTTCTTATTTTACTGGTGGTATGCAAACTAATGTTTCAACATTTATTTATACTGCTAAAAAAACTAGACCATTTATTTTTGTTTTTGGTACTTGTTTAGTTTTAGTGATTGCTTTATCAATTATTACTTGAAATGCTATTAATTTAATTAAACAATCTCGTTTAGAAACAAAACAAAAATTAATTAATAATAATTACAAACTAAAGACAATTTCTAAATTAAATAAACAATTAGATGAGCTAAATCAAATTTTAAAAACTAAAACTATTATTAAAAAATCTCATAATCTTTCTTTATGAATTAAATACTTTATTTTAAAAACTAAACTTTATTTTTATAAGTTAAAAAGCTTAGATAAAAAGATTTCTAAACTTCAATGAAAACAATATAAATTAAAATCAAAAATTCAAAAAGAAGAAAGATATTATTCAAGATTAAAAAAATCAGAAAAAAAATTAAAACAATTAATTAAACAATTTAGTAGTGAAAAAGATGTTAAAAAAGCTGCTAAATTAAGTTTACAAATTGAAACTTTACAAGAAAAAGTAGAATTTTTAAAAGATCAAATTGAAGTAATTAAAGAACGTGAACAAACTGCTAATTTAAAAGTTAAAAAATTACAAAATAAAATTAAATTATTAAAACAAGATCTATCTGAAGAAGTTAATCCTTCAAAAAAAACTATTAATTGATACAATAAAAAAATTAAATATTTTGAAGAATGAATTATTGAACTTGAAGAAGGTAAAGATTATTACAAACTAAAATTAGTTGTTGAAAAATTAAAAGATTTAAAAAATATTAAAAATAATAAAATTAGTGATTTAACTGATCAATTAAATGAATTAATCAATAGAATTTATGTTCCAGTTTTAATTACTAAAGATATTGATTTAAAAATTCAAAATACAACTGATATTGAATTATTAAATAATTTAAATCATAAAAGAGAAGTAATTATTGATAAATTTACTAAACTTTATAATCAAAAAATTGATAAAACCACACTTTTAATTCAAAAAGTAAATCAAAAGACTGATAAGTTAAAAACTAGATTACTACCAAGTAGTGATGAAAATGCTTCTCATTTTAAATCATTTATATCAAGATCTTGAAAAGCTATTTTAATTACATTTATTGGAATTGGAGCTTTTAGTGGATTAACTGCTGCTTATGTTTTAAATAATATTTATGATTTAGTTGTTGCTAATTGAGGAGAATATATTGATCCCTCATTAATTGGTGAATTTGAACAACAAGCAAGTCAAAAACATAACAGAAGAATTAGAATTAATTATCAAATTTATAATTCAAATGAAATTTTATACAATAAACTTCATACAGTTGATTATGATATTATGATCCCAAGTGATTATATGGTTCAAAGACTAGCTTCAGAAAACTATTTGCAAAAAATAGATTATAGTAAGTTAAATATTTGAGGCGAATTTAACGGACATAATTTTAACAAAGATATTAAATCTAAAGATTTTGAAAAACTAAAAGTAAATAAAAGTTTATTAGAATTAATGGCTAAATCTCCTATTCATTTAGAAGATGAAACAAAAGAAGTAATAACTAAGAATCCTAATGGTACATATTTGAGTACTAATTCTATTCTTGATTATTCAATTCCATACTTATGAGGAGATCTTGTAATTGTTGTTAACCCAACACAAGAAAATATTAAATTTTTAGAAGATAATCAAATTAAATTTAAAAATCAAAAAGATGATGAAAATAATAGTGAAAATAAAGTAGAAATTGAAAACTCTACATTATCTTGAGACATTTTATGAAAAGCTGCTGCTGCTGGTAAAAAAGTAGCTTTAAATAACGATCCTAAAAATGTATTTATGTTAGGTTCTCAAAAACTTTATCAAAAAGTTAACTTAACTAAAAAATCAGAAATTGATGAAGTTGGTAAAGAATTATCTAAATTATTATCAAATAGTGGTGTTTCATTGCATAGTGATGATCTAATTAGTTTAGTAGTTAGAGAAAAATTCGACTTTGCTGTTATGTATAATGGTGATGCTGCTTATGCTAATTATGTTCATAATGAAGGTGATGAAGATTATGAAAAAGCAGGTAATAGTATCAATTTCATTTATGGAAGACCAAATAAGAAAAATGAAAAAAATAATAGACATGAATCAACTAATGTCTTTTCAGATAATATAGTTCTTTATAAAGATGCTCAAAATCTTGACTTAGCATATGAATTTATTAATTTCTTATATGAAAATTCAACAAAAATATCTGATTATGTTGGTGTAACTTCACCATTAGATTCAGCAATTGAAGAAATGACTGCTGCTTCTAAAGGAGAAAATGGAGAAGATGAAGGTGGAACATATCAAGATTTTAAAAATATCTATGATCCAATAACTCATCAAAATAATGGTAGCAAGTATGAGACTAATAACGAACAATTATCATTTACATACAATGGTAAAATTGATGAATATCTAGTTAATAGTTTTAATAATTTACTAGCTAATAAATAG
- a CDS encoding Abi family protein, whose protein sequence is MKNTLNGKEDVFVENTTFDELYSLFLFDRELRSILLKYILIFERDFKTTIAYNFSKKYNKDNRIDSYLYPENYKDNYVEVLNFISSINNIIVSKSEKSNYIRHYIENYGHIPLWVAVNIMSFGNMSFMFKILKDEDRNQIILFYVMRFLNQNNKKVIPTKFRSETFLSGLKILNLARNICAHEERMYNAQFDRVKTKDISKLLEYSDYDGSKLISVVLFLKVVLIEKSFALLKKDLLEIFTKFQNRFKTIKFGDILKEMGIKLESFYQL, encoded by the coding sequence ATTAAAAATACTTTAAATGGTAAAGAAGATGTATTTGTAGAAAATACAACTTTTGATGAACTATATTCACTATTTTTATTTGATAGAGAATTAAGATCTATTTTATTAAAATACATATTAATTTTTGAAAGAGACTTTAAAACTACAATTGCATATAATTTTAGTAAAAAATATAACAAAGATAATAGAATAGATTCATATTTGTATCCAGAAAATTATAAAGATAACTATGTAGAAGTTTTAAATTTTATATCTTCTATTAATAATATAATAGTTTCAAAAAGTGAAAAATCTAACTATATTAGGCATTACATAGAAAATTATGGTCATATCCCTTTATGAGTTGCAGTTAATATTATGTCTTTTGGTAATATGTCATTTATGTTTAAAATTCTAAAAGATGAAGATAGAAATCAAATTATACTTTTTTATGTAATGAGATTTTTGAATCAAAATAATAAGAAAGTTATTCCAACTAAATTTAGAAGTGAAACCTTTTTGTCTGGATTAAAAATATTAAATTTAGCAAGAAATATTTGTGCGCATGAAGAAAGAATGTATAACGCTCAATTTGATAGGGTAAAAACAAAAGACATTTCAAAGTTACTAGAATATAGTGACTATGATGGTTCTAAACTCATATCTGTTGTCTTGTTTTTAAAAGTAGTTTTAATAGAAAAAAGTTTTGCCCTACTAAAAAAAGATTTATTAGAGATTTTTACTAAATTTCAAAATAGATTTAAAACTATTAAATTTGGTGATATATTAAAGGAAATGGGAATAAAATTAGAAAGTTTTTATCAACTATAA
- a CDS encoding chromate transporter, protein MLSFIAFLVTLVLLVFVSLSVFGGGQVFMPIFVWLWKSLNSWFKIEISEEFINTVFAVSNSTPGILSPKFAAITGYMIAQGQWWGFVAMIFTYLAFVLPAIFMMMIAIKYSQKFHQSTFFKKLIDIMNPVVAGIIIALAIEIFISCMFPYFVFNESVSEYWKFIDPNKPSYSMKFFTGWRLIALYCYVPIGIIISLFLYLKKVPIFGLIFANIIFCLILFEPWLG, encoded by the coding sequence ATGTTAAGTTTTATTGCTTTTTTAGTTACATTAGTTTTATTAGTATTTGTTTCATTATCAGTATTTGGTGGTGGTCAAGTTTTTATGCCAATATTTGTGTGATTATGAAAATCATTAAATAGTTGATTTAAAATTGAAATTTCTGAAGAATTTATAAATACAGTTTTTGCTGTATCAAATTCAACACCAGGAATTTTAAGTCCAAAGTTTGCAGCAATTACTGGATATATGATTGCTCAAGGTCAATGATGAGGATTTGTTGCAATGATTTTTACTTATTTAGCATTCGTTTTACCTGCTATTTTTATGATGATGATTGCTATAAAATATTCTCAAAAATTTCATCAATCAACATTTTTTAAAAAATTAATTGATATTATGAATCCTGTTGTTGCTGGAATTATTATTGCTTTAGCTATTGAAATATTTATAAGTTGTATGTTTCCATACTTTGTATTTAATGAATCAGTTAGTGAATATTGAAAGTTTATAGATCCAAATAAACCAAGCTATAGTATGAAGTTTTTTACAGGTTGAAGACTAATTGCATTATATTGTTATGTTCCAATTGGAATTATTATAAGTTTATTTTTATATCTTAAGAAAGTTCCTATTTTTGGGTTAATATTTGCAAATATTATATTTTGTTTAATATTATTTGAACCTTGATTAGGATAA
- a CDS encoding ATP-binding protein — translation MIINRDFYLNQLINKMNNNKIKIITGIRRCGKSFLLFNLFYKYLISINIPSDQIIKISLDGYDNRMYRTPTNLNNFIKSKITNKNKKYYLLIDEIQYCEPEINEFAPNTEKITFVDVLLSFYNNPNLDVYVTGSNSKMLSTDILTQFRGRGDEISLNTLSFFEIYELFENKDKALKHYMLYGGLPAIYNLKTDEEKQKYLKNTFDETYIKDILERNSLTSETGEILDTLLNFISSAIGSLTNPLRLANRFMSEKNIKINSTTISKYLNIFKESFLIRSSIRYDVKGNKYFNTPLKYYFTDIGLRNAKLSFRQYEENHIMENIIYNELYRRDFNIDIGIVEIQQNKNNKRTRTTLEIDFIASKNHQKYYIQSAYSIWDSKKKEQETRPLNNVNDSFKKIVVVYEDIIPWHDNDGIYYVGLKEFLLDESILNN, via the coding sequence ATGATAATAAATAGAGACTTTTACTTAAATCAGTTGATAAATAAAATGAACAACAACAAAATAAAAATAATTACTGGAATTAGAAGATGTGGTAAGTCATTTTTATTATTTAATTTATTTTACAAATATTTAATTTCTATAAATATCCCATCTGATCAAATTATAAAAATATCTCTAGATGGTTATGATAATAGAATGTATAGAACACCTACTAATTTAAATAACTTTATAAAAAGTAAAATAACAAATAAAAATAAAAAATATTATTTATTAATTGATGAAATTCAATATTGTGAACCAGAAATAAATGAGTTTGCTCCAAATACAGAAAAAATTACTTTTGTAGATGTTCTTTTAAGTTTTTATAATAATCCAAATCTTGATGTTTATGTAACTGGAAGTAATTCAAAAATGCTATCTACAGATATACTTACTCAATTTAGAGGTAGGGGTGATGAAATATCTTTAAATACTTTATCTTTTTTTGAAATATATGAACTATTTGAAAACAAAGACAAGGCATTAAAACACTATATGTTATATGGTGGGTTACCAGCTATTTATAATCTAAAAACAGATGAAGAAAAACAAAAGTATTTAAAAAATACATTTGATGAAACATATATTAAAGATATATTAGAAAGAAATTCTCTTACTAGTGAAACTGGTGAAATTCTAGATACTTTGTTAAATTTTATCTCTTCAGCAATTGGATCATTAACAAATCCCTTAAGACTTGCAAATCGTTTTATGTCTGAAAAAAATATTAAAATCAATTCTACAACCATATCAAAATATTTAAATATCTTTAAAGAATCTTTTTTAATTAGAAGCTCTATTAGATATGATGTAAAAGGTAACAAATATTTTAACACACCTTTAAAATATTATTTTACTGATATTGGTTTAAGAAATGCAAAACTAAGCTTTAGACAATATGAAGAAAACCACATTATGGAAAATATTATTTATAACGAACTTTATAGAAGAGATTTTAATATTGATATAGGAATTGTTGAAATACAACAAAATAAAAATAATAAAAGAACAAGAACAACACTAGAAATAGATTTTATAGCAAGTAAAAATCATCAAAAATATTATATTCAATCAGCATATAGTATTTGAGATTCTAAAAAAAAAGAACAAGAAACAAGACCACTAAATAATGTAAATGATAGTTTTAAAAAAATTGTTGTTGTATATGAAGATATAATTCCATGACATGATAATGATGGTATTTATTATGTTGGTTTAAAAGAATTTTTATTAGATGAATCTATTTTAAATAATTAA
- a CDS encoding M17 family metallopeptidase, giving the protein MLKFNDKKEELTLVCLTDVKNKKYVVDTDLSTSFISEEKTIYMLIKKDQKDLFRKLKIAFKNFVLENKYNINIDVDSFFNLLNECDCKEKLINTIYETIAFETYDQISYKKDTKPNEVVYNLLTSFDVKELEQKEAIKMEFVNFARMLQDTPPNIATSEYLAEKVVQKAKEIEGLKVTVLCKKEATKLGMNLFLAVNAGSPYEPQAVVLEYVGDENEPKKALVGKGITFDSGGYNLKPAKYLEGMKFDMSGAAIMLSTVMALAKMKAKVNVVGIGMFTDNRIGSTATLPQSVVKSMNGLTVEIDDTDAEGRLVLADGITYVIREKQATEIWEASTLTGSVVSALGSYATGVFTHCDKRWELVESVSKFSGERMWRLPLYEEHLEEVRNDAINADITNATKNYEAESSKAASFLNEFREDKPYVHFDIAGTDSIKGRGQGVLVRTLFEIFNK; this is encoded by the coding sequence ATGCTTAAATTTAATGATAAAAAAGAAGAATTAACTTTAGTTTGTTTAACTGATGTTAAAAATAAAAAGTATGTAGTAGATACTGATTTATCAACTTCATTTATTAGTGAAGAAAAAACTATTTATATGCTAATTAAAAAAGATCAAAAAGATTTATTTAGAAAACTAAAAATTGCTTTTAAAAATTTTGTTTTAGAAAATAAATACAATATTAATATCGATGTTGATTCATTTTTTAATTTATTAAATGAATGTGATTGTAAAGAAAAATTAATTAATACAATTTATGAAACAATTGCTTTTGAAACATATGATCAAATTAGTTATAAAAAAGATACTAAACCAAATGAAGTAGTATATAACTTATTAACTAGTTTTGATGTTAAAGAATTAGAACAAAAAGAAGCTATTAAAATGGAGTTTGTAAACTTTGCAAGAATGCTACAAGACACTCCACCAAACATTGCAACAAGTGAATATTTAGCTGAAAAAGTAGTTCAAAAAGCAAAAGAAATTGAAGGACTAAAGGTTACTGTTTTATGTAAAAAAGAAGCTACTAAATTAGGAATGAACTTATTTTTAGCAGTTAATGCAGGCTCACCATATGAACCACAAGCTGTAGTTTTAGAATATGTTGGTGATGAAAATGAACCAAAAAAAGCTCTTGTTGGAAAAGGAATTACTTTTGATAGTGGAGGTTATAATTTAAAGCCAGCTAAATATTTAGAAGGTATGAAATTTGATATGTCTGGAGCTGCTATTATGCTATCAACTGTTATGGCATTAGCTAAAATGAAAGCTAAAGTTAATGTTGTTGGTATTGGTATGTTTACAGATAATAGAATTGGATCAACTGCTACTTTACCTCAATCAGTTGTTAAATCTATGAACGGATTAACAGTTGAAATTGATGATACTGATGCTGAAGGAAGATTAGTATTAGCTGATGGAATTACTTATGTAATTAGAGAAAAACAAGCAACTGAAATTTGAGAAGCTTCAACTTTAACTGGATCTGTTGTTTCAGCTTTAGGAAGTTATGCTACTGGAGTATTTACTCATTGTGATAAAAGATGAGAATTAGTTGAAAGCGTTTCAAAATTTAGTGGTGAAAGAATGTGAAGATTACCACTATATGAAGAACATCTAGAAGAAGTTAGAAATGATGCAATTAATGCTGATATTACAAATGCTACAAAAAACTATGAAGCAGAAAGTTCAAAAGCAGCTAGTTTTTTAAATGAATTTAGAGAAGATAAACCTTATGTTCATTTTGATATTGCTGGAACTGATAGTATTAAAGGTAGAGGTCAAGGAGTTTTAGTTAGAACTCTATTTGAAATATTTAATAAATAA
- a CDS encoding restriction endonuclease subunit S domain-containing protein, giving the protein MKLKNWTFYKAKQFVKLNESNEILKDLAVLVLRPDINKEKTLLAIGLDKKVVNSLIIDLQNKAFEENELFEIFKENIGFVSTEEISEIDAKGLNLSTPIHPDNIKSIIKIYNLFLNIEPIEFDTKDYQDLETIQNQEDVFTNVDFENIPLPALLQTLNVGMENYKQRVEEIFELDGKESINKKLELVNIQSNLIAFFDQALRKMDEIITKLSEQNAELIKKLESQEK; this is encoded by the coding sequence ATGAAATTAAAAAACTGAACATTTTATAAAGCAAAACAATTTGTAAAACTAAATGAATCTAATGAAATTTTAAAAGATCTAGCTGTTTTAGTTTTAAGACCAGATATTAATAAAGAAAAAACACTTTTAGCTATTGGTTTAGATAAAAAAGTAGTTAATTCACTAATTATTGATTTACAAAATAAAGCATTTGAAGAAAATGAATTATTTGAAATTTTTAAAGAAAATATTGGATTTGTTTCAACTGAAGAAATTAGTGAAATTGATGCTAAAGGTTTAAATTTATCAACTCCAATTCATCCAGATAACATTAAATCAATTATTAAAATTTATAACTTATTTTTAAATATTGAACCAATTGAATTTGATACTAAAGATTATCAAGATTTAGAAACTATTCAAAACCAAGAAGATGTTTTTACTAATGTTGATTTTGAAAACATTCCACTACCTGCTTTATTACAAACTTTAAATGTTGGTATGGAAAATTATAAGCAAAGAGTTGAAGAAATTTTTGAATTAGATGGAAAAGAATCTATAAATAAAAAATTAGAACTAGTTAATATTCAATCTAATTTAATTGCTTTTTTTGATCAGGCATTAAGAAAAATGGATGAAATTATTACTAAACTAAGTGAACAAAATGCTGAATTAATTAAAAAACTAGAAAGTCAGGAAAAATAA